CCGCTACCTCGGCGGTCTGTACGAGGTGCTGGAGGCCGAGGACGGGGAGCTGGGCGTGGAGCGCGCCACGCGTGACTCACCGGACCTCATCCTGATGGACCTGTCGCTGCCTCGAGTGGACGGCTGGGAGGCCACCCGGCGCCTGCGCCAGATGCCCGCCGCGGCCTCCATCCCCGTCATCGCCGTCACCGCCCACGCCGGGCGCGAGTACCAGGAGAAGGCCACGGCCGCCGGCTGCAACGCCTACCTCACGAAACCCCTGGATCGCGACCAGTTGCTGGATACCATCCGCAAGTATATTGGGAGAAATCATGCCTGACGTCGCGGCCCCCAAGGTCCGCATCCTCGTGGTGGACGATGATCCGGATCAGCTGGATCTCGTCCGCCGTACCTTGAGCTCGCACGGCGGCTTCGAGGTGCAGACGCACAACTCGGCCCTGGGCGTATCCAATCTGGTGCGCAACGGAGAGCCGGATCTCGTCCTGCTGGACGTGAACTTCCCCGCGCTCAAGGGCGACCAGGTCGTCAGCCTGGCCCGCCGCTATGCGCCCCAGGGCACCAAGTTCATCCTCTACTCGGCCTCGGATGAGTCCCGGCTGCGCGCGCTCGCCCTGGCCTCGGGCGCGGACGGCTACCTCTCCAAGAGTGTCCAGGGGGCGGAGCTCATCCAGAAGCTCACCGCCTTCCGCAAGAAGCCGGGCGGCAGCACGCTGCTCGTCTGAAAGCGCCAGTCAAGGACCGGGGCGGAGTGGGAAGACCCCGCTCCGGCCCTGGGGACTACGCGTGCTGCGCGTCCGCGGGGCGGGCGAGCCCCAGCTGACACGCCACCATCGCCATCTCCACGCGGTTCTGTACCCCCA
This is a stretch of genomic DNA from Archangium violaceum. It encodes these proteins:
- a CDS encoding response regulator produces the protein MPDVAAPKVRILVVDDDPDQLDLVRRTLSSHGGFEVQTHNSALGVSNLVRNGEPDLVLLDVNFPALKGDQVVSLARRYAPQGTKFILYSASDESRLRALALASGADGYLSKSVQGAELIQKLTAFRKKPGGSTLLV